In Rosa chinensis cultivar Old Blush chromosome 1, RchiOBHm-V2, whole genome shotgun sequence, a genomic segment contains:
- the LOC112169614 gene encoding uncharacterized protein LOC112169614 — translation MLANRSKEFLPSIISPFQSAFVPGRQIQDNILVAHEAFHYLKLRKNDDIEELALKLDMSKAYDRSVSFSMTLNGKVGSYFKPSRGLRQGDPISPYLFLFISKVISSLIQRACECTPNISDAKVFELCEILGVPATMNPGRYLELPTIWGRLKKASFSFIKARLTDKIQSWKLCTLSMAGRETFINSVAQAVPTFPMHCFNCQSPSAGNWMLYWQIFWWGQKKHESKIHWRSWQFLGQPKHCGGLGFRNLSKFNIALLAKQVRRIHSDPTSLCALIIKGLYYPNSDILHAGKDSCASWAWSSLLDGKALIVDGARWQVRNGETVDIWVDRWITGPGSGFLRPILLVDHSRPHKVKDIIDWSSHSWCLNLIQDLISIEECNQIEKIVSGDHKEWGFHGQIWLSLHSHP, via the exons ATGTTGGCTAATAGGTCGAAGGAGTTCCTACCTAGTATTATATCCCCATTTCAATCTGCTTTTGTTCCGGGTCGTCAAATCCAAGATAATATTCTTGTTGCTCATGAGGCTTTCCATTATTTGAAGCTCAGAAAGAATGATGACATTGAGGAGTTGGCCTTGAAGCTCGATATGAGCAAGGCTTATGATAGG TCGGTGTCATTTTCTATGACTCTTAATGGGAAAGTTGGCAGTTATTTCAAGCCCTCAAGAGGGCTAAGACAGGGTGATCCAATTTCTCCTTACCTATTCCTTTTTATATCGAAAGTTATCTCTTCTCTTATTCAGCGAGCTTGTGAG TGCACTCCTAACATTTCTGACGCAAAGGTGTTTGAGCTGTGTGAAATCCTTGGAGTTCCTGCTACTATGAACCCTGGTCGCTATCTGGAACTTCCTACTATTTGGGGTAGATTAAAGAAAGcttccttttctttcatcaaggCGAGACTTACTGATAAGATTCAAAGCTGGAAATTATGTACCTTATCTATGGCGGGGcgtgaaacttttatcaattcaGTAGCACAGGCTGTTCCAACCTTTCCTATGCACTGCTTTAATTGCCAATCACCCTCTGCAGGGAATTGGATGCTTTATTGGCAAATTTTCTGGTGGGGGCAAAAGAAACATGAGTCAAAAATTCACTGGAGAAGCTGGCAATTTTTGGGTCAGCCTAAGCACTGCGGTGGACTGGGGTTTAGGAACTTGAGCAAGTTTAATATCGCTCTTCTTGCCAAACAAGTACGGCGGATTCATTCAGACCCTACCTCGTTGTGTGCTCTAATAATAAAGGGTCTGTACTATCCTAACTCAGATATTTTACATGCTGGAAAGGATTCTTGTGCTTCATGGGCTTGGAGCAGCCTTTTGGATGGCAAAGCTCTTATTGTCGATGGGGCAAGGTGGCAAGTTAGGAATGGAGAGACTGTTGATATTTGGGTAGATCGGTGGATTACAGGGCCTGGTTCAGGTTTTCTAAGGCCTATCCTTCTTGTTGATCATTCTAGACCTCATAAAGTGAAAGACATTATTGATTGGAGCTCTCATAGCTGGTGTCTAAATCTGATTCAGGACTTAATTTCTATTGAGGAATGTAATCAGATTGAGAAAATTGTCAGTGGGGATCACAAGGAATGGGGATTTCACGGTCAAATCTGGTTATCACTACATTCACACCCTTAA